The window TTTATACTTTTCTAATAAGTTTCTTTCCTTTAAATCTTTCCAAGTCTTGACATTACTTTCCAAGTTTTCTCTATCAAAAGAGACCGTATAACGAACCGATTGATCTATAGCCAAGGCATTATATAGGCGGACTATTTTGGGCGAAAGTTTCAGGTAACTTCTATTATATCCCGAATAGACAAAGACCATTTGAGATGAAACGGGGAAGATGTACTTCAGCTCATCCAACTCTTTAAACTGTTCCGCACGCCTTTCATAAACAGTTGGATTGTCGGTAAGGATGAATATCGGATCATCACAGGTGAAAACTTTGTAATGAGGTTCCTTTTCTAGGTTTTTACTCGCTTGCGAAAGGGTAAGTTTAGAAAAGGCAGTCTTTTGATGTTTGCCAAGTGCTTTCAACAGACCGGAATCCTCAATACCTTCATTGATTACATCACTTAACCTTTTAGCGGCTGGATCTTGTGCTGGAATCCTCCAGAAGAGATTCATAACAAATAAATGGAGCCCATAGAGAGGACCATTAGGGATTTCTTCATTCCCTTCGGTATATGACTTCAATTCCCGAAAGAACTTGCTGTAATACGTGTCGAGTTTATTGTAGGTATAATCTTCAATTACAGAAGAGGTACCTGTATCAAATACCATCGTATTACGATGTTTTTCAAAGAAAATGCTCTTAGGAGGAACAGGTTTATTCCTGATTTTCCCTTGCCCACCATCTTCAAGTTTGTCGTAAACAAATACTTTGTTATCTGCATTCGTAAAGCCTTCGATAAGAAACTTAGGGATGTAATGATGACGCCACGAAGCATCAGTCTGCGCGTTCTTCGAACGTTTATTTACTTTTCCCAAACTCATCTATTGACTTTATAAACATAAATTGGGATGCGACCCCAAACTCGTCAAAAACGAGTATAAATTTAATGTTTGAAGTAGGTTATTAACTAGGTTTTTGATTTCTAATACATGCTTATCATCTCAAGAAAAATCTTGACAGATTTAGGCATTTATTCCTATAGTGTAAGGATGCTTAGAAATAAAAAATGCACGCCGAAAACACGCCGAAGGCAAAAAGAAAAGGAGCTACAAAATCGTAACTCCTTGATTATGAAGTGGGCCCACCAGGGCTCGAACCTGGGACTTACTGATTATGAGTCAGTTACTCTAACCAACTGAGTTATAGGCCCTGAAAACTTGCTTGTTTTCAATAGGAGCGCAATGTTAGTGCTTAATGTGAATATTTCCTAGTTGATTGAATGCATTAATAATTGCTATCAAAAAGCAAACACTTCTCTACGCAGAAATTTAATAGCAATCACACATAAGCCAGCAACTTTTCATAATATGAAAGCGATTCTTCATAAAGTCCATGAAATTGCGCAGGCAGGTTACGCTCCTTGACCTGTTGTTTAGCAAATCCCGTAGACCCGTGCACATTATTGTACCAGTATTTCGCCCAGACGCCATCTTCTTCTAATTGATGAGGCTCCCATTTAAGCATGGTTGGCTGAAATTCTATTTCGAGCTTCGAACATAATTTCCTCAACTGTCCTTCCGGATCACCCAATGTTTGATTTGATTCAATCACAACAGGAGCATGCGCTCCATACTTCACCACATGCTCCAATAGTTCAAACTCTTCTTTGAGTCCAATATCTGGTAATGTCGGTTCTTCAATGATCTTGATGTAGGAGGTAATAATGTGCTTTGGGTCTCTGATCAGAAACATGTTTTTCATGCCATTGAGATAGCTCCAATCCAAACCCACATGATGATGTGCCATGTTCTTAATGAATACGACCTCATGTTTTTCATGTAATTCATGAAT of the Cytophagales bacterium genome contains:
- a CDS encoding DUF4238 domain-containing protein → MSLGKVNKRSKNAQTDASWRHHYIPKFLIEGFTNADNKVFVYDKLEDGGQGKIRNKPVPPKSIFFEKHRNTMVFDTGTSSVIEDYTYNKLDTYYSKFFRELKSYTEGNEEIPNGPLYGLHLFVMNLFWRIPAQDPAAKRLSDVINEGIEDSGLLKALGKHQKTAFSKLTLSQASKNLEKEPHYKVFTCDDPIFILTDNPTVYERRAEQFKELDELKYIFPVSSQMVFVYSGYNRSYLKLSPKIVRLYNALAIDQSVRYTVSFDRENLESNVKTWKDLKERNLLEKYKQTLFSI
- a CDS encoding sulfotransferase family protein codes for the protein MIINVISGPRNISTALMYSFAQHSQVKVVDEPFYAYYLLETGMDHPGREEIIAKMEGDPRIIVEQIHELHEKHEVVFIKNMAHHHVGLDWSYLNGMKNMFLIRDPKHIITSYIKIIEEPTLPDIGLKEEFELLEHVVKYGAHAPVVIESNQTLGDPEGQLRKLCSKLEIEFQPTMLKWEPHQLEEDGVWAKYWYNNVHGSTGFAKQQVKERNLPAQFHGLYEESLSYYEKLLAYV